The Rhodocytophaga rosea genome has a segment encoding these proteins:
- a CDS encoding RagB/SusD family nutrient uptake outer membrane protein: protein MKKIIVLLVLFYCLNSCNNLDLLPLDRVTSETFYKTAEEFDGAIFGAYSSLQDFWGTSTETLGEMGEYWKVSVVSSDDMVADVDAGTDGISRDIDNLIIRASDKPFAAVYTQIYEGILRANIVLESLEGDNELTADEKARFEGEAKFLRAFFHFEALKLWGTPPLVTKVMKDLGNLAVPNATKEQLFTQILTDLNDAYTKLPASWDDANKGRATKWTARAYEGKVNVWKQDWPAAITAFEDVISNGTYQLINTGNPQKDLEDVFAYNNENNVESIFEVQYGGPFSDDNIWVFDDTHSEAFKASQGVGRSWYWDAGNGAPGGKLGWWAPSQELVGAYAPADARLNVYVYKAGDTYYTTDGFRALPYNPDWSTTGYTVKKYGGQRNVVAENRSPNQQAEFNNERLYRFAELKLLYAEALIAQGRTADAAQQINDIRNRAGLPNLAAGADLTQALRTEKRLELAFEPHRWFDIVRWGIGSQVFGAKWNDRYSVYPLPQTEIDRAGGVLKQNTGY from the coding sequence ATGAAAAAAATAATAGTATTACTAGTTCTTTTCTACTGCCTCAACTCTTGTAATAACCTGGATCTGCTTCCCTTAGACCGCGTTACTTCGGAAACTTTTTACAAGACGGCTGAAGAATTTGATGGGGCTATTTTTGGTGCCTACTCCTCTTTACAGGACTTCTGGGGTACCAGTACAGAAACCCTGGGAGAAATGGGAGAATACTGGAAAGTATCGGTGGTATCATCCGATGATATGGTTGCTGATGTGGATGCCGGCACCGATGGTATCTCCCGGGATATTGACAATCTGATTATCCGGGCAAGCGATAAACCGTTTGCAGCTGTATATACGCAAATCTACGAGGGTATTTTACGCGCAAATATAGTACTCGAGAGTCTGGAAGGTGATAATGAGCTAACAGCCGATGAAAAAGCGAGGTTTGAAGGCGAAGCTAAATTCCTTAGAGCGTTCTTTCATTTTGAAGCGCTTAAACTATGGGGCACTCCTCCTTTGGTAACTAAGGTGATGAAGGATTTAGGCAATCTGGCGGTACCCAATGCAACCAAAGAACAATTGTTTACCCAGATATTAACTGATCTTAATGATGCCTACACTAAATTGCCAGCCAGCTGGGATGATGCTAATAAAGGCAGAGCCACTAAATGGACAGCCAGAGCATATGAAGGAAAAGTAAATGTCTGGAAGCAAGACTGGCCTGCTGCCATTACAGCTTTCGAAGATGTGATCAGCAATGGTACTTACCAATTGATTAACACAGGCAATCCGCAAAAAGACCTGGAGGATGTATTTGCCTATAATAATGAAAATAATGTGGAATCGATTTTTGAGGTACAGTATGGAGGACCCTTCTCTGACGATAACATCTGGGTGTTTGATGATACCCACTCCGAGGCATTTAAAGCTTCTCAAGGCGTTGGCCGGAGCTGGTATTGGGATGCAGGTAATGGTGCCCCGGGAGGAAAGCTTGGATGGTGGGCCCCTTCTCAGGAACTCGTAGGTGCGTATGCTCCTGCAGATGCCAGGTTAAATGTATATGTGTATAAAGCAGGTGATACCTATTATACCACTGACGGATTCAGAGCGCTACCCTATAACCCAGACTGGTCTACTACTGGCTATACCGTGAAAAAGTATGGCGGACAACGGAATGTGGTGGCAGAAAACCGTTCACCCAACCAGCAGGCAGAGTTTAACAATGAAAGGCTATACCGCTTTGCAGAACTTAAATTATTATATGCTGAAGCCTTGATAGCACAAGGAAGAACAGCAGATGCCGCTCAGCAGATTAATGATATCCGGAACAGGGCTGGCTTGCCTAACCTTGCCGCCGGTGCTGACCTTACGCAGGCACTCAGAACAGAAAAGAGGCTTGAACTTGCTTTTGAACCTCACCGCTGGTTTGATATTGTCCGCTGGGGAATAGGCTCTCAGGTATTTGGTGCCAAGTGGAACGATAGGTATAGTGTATATCCTTTACCACAAACTGAGATAGACAGGGCAGGTGGGGTGCTAAAACAAAATACTGGCTATTAA
- a CDS encoding VCBS repeat-containing protein, whose amino-acid sequence MRNFLKNLSVIFFAFSRRATQYQERKIVKIQIYFAIFLCSAISWQCTNRPEPLFQTLDADDTGIRFSNTIHLTDSLSVLDFEYIFNGGGVAVGDINNDGLQDIYFTGNMTSGKLYLNKGNWQFEDITDKAGVGTKVWANGAVMVDINQDGLKDMYVCVGGSRNTPEKDKANLLFINQGNAAFVESASQYGLADTGYGIQSAFFDYDGDGDLDMYLLRNAFVDYNRNTAKRKQIDGTAASTDKLFRNNGDHTFTDVSTQAGITIEGFGLGVQVCDINNDNWPDIYVSNDFITNDLLWINNQNGTFSNQAGTYLKHQTYNGMGNDVADYNNDGLVDIVVLDMLPEDNKRWKLTSMGNNYDEFYNSLTRGYEPQYVRNTLQLNNGNGTFSEIGQLAGIEATEWSWASLFADYDNDGLKDLFITNGYRQDITNRDFILGSQKAMSMGTPEANRKERIAMLNELPGIKVPNYIYKNKGDLTFSDQSASWGFSAPTYSNGAVYADLDNDGDLDLVVNNIDDAASVQENHLNQLTKDTNHANYLRIAFKGPPLNREGLGTKVFLRNKGTLQYQYFTPFRGYLSSIEYYLHFGLGGLEKIDSLEVLWPDGKYQLLTNVKANQVLQVDYAQAREKPTLAHGVPVQENVLFTEVSDEEGISYLHRENEQVDFKRQPLLPHMHSRLGPGLSVGDVNSDGLEDVYIGGATGYAGALFVQSLDGRFERRTTSGIDSLSEETGVLFFDSDNDKDLDLYVGSGGSDQLQGSALYGDQLYLNDGKGHFSQAQGALPSLRESTSCVVAADYDRDGDLDLFVGARLQPGAYPMTPRSVLLRNESGKGECRFTDVTQEVALGLEKIGMVSGGLWSDYDGDGWVDLLVAGEFMPLTFFHNQQGKLVQATSSGLAHSSGWWNSLVAADFDKDGDIDYMAGNLGLNTRYRASEKEPLCVYGADYNKDGRIDPVMSYYNGGEKYILHARDELVDQIPAMRGRFRSYRSYAEASFEDSFLPQELAGAYVRCSEWMESSYIENKGKGKFALKALPIEAQVAPLYGMVAGDYDGDGNEDVLAVGNSYSTEVATGRYDALQGVLMKGDGRGGFRVVKARQNGFMADRDGKGMARLVSGKGRELMVVGNNADSLQVYEVNRKAAEQFMAQPMDAYAEVELRDGSSYRQEFYYGSSYLSHSSRTLPLTDKIASVAVFDFSGKKRIIHPDLHAKIK is encoded by the coding sequence ATGAGAAACTTTCTCAAAAATCTATCTGTCATTTTTTTTGCATTTTCCAGAAGGGCAACTCAGTACCAGGAGAGAAAAATAGTAAAAATACAGATATACTTTGCTATATTTCTCTGTTCGGCAATAAGCTGGCAATGTACAAATCGCCCAGAGCCCTTATTTCAAACCCTGGATGCCGATGACACTGGCATCCGTTTTTCCAATACTATCCACCTTACCGATTCCCTGAGTGTTCTTGATTTTGAATATATCTTTAATGGCGGCGGTGTAGCCGTGGGTGATATTAACAATGATGGTTTGCAGGATATTTATTTTACAGGCAACATGACCTCTGGCAAATTATATCTTAATAAAGGCAACTGGCAGTTTGAAGATATCACAGATAAAGCAGGGGTAGGAACAAAGGTATGGGCAAACGGGGCTGTAATGGTAGATATCAATCAGGATGGATTAAAGGATATGTATGTCTGTGTGGGAGGAAGCAGAAATACCCCTGAAAAAGACAAAGCTAACCTGCTTTTTATCAACCAGGGAAATGCTGCTTTTGTAGAATCTGCCTCCCAATATGGATTAGCTGATACGGGCTATGGCATTCAGTCCGCCTTTTTTGATTATGATGGAGATGGTGACCTGGACATGTATCTGCTGCGCAATGCGTTTGTAGATTATAACCGCAATACAGCCAAACGTAAGCAGATAGATGGCACGGCTGCTTCAACTGACAAGCTTTTCCGCAACAATGGCGATCATACCTTTACTGATGTGTCTACACAGGCAGGAATTACCATAGAAGGTTTCGGCTTAGGCGTTCAGGTCTGTGACATTAATAATGACAACTGGCCGGACATCTATGTATCTAATGACTTTATTACCAACGACCTGCTTTGGATAAATAATCAAAATGGCACTTTTTCGAACCAGGCTGGTACATACCTTAAACACCAGACCTATAATGGAATGGGCAATGATGTGGCCGATTACAATAATGATGGACTGGTGGATATTGTGGTGCTGGATATGTTGCCCGAAGACAATAAGCGATGGAAGTTAACTTCCATGGGAAACAATTATGATGAATTTTACAACAGTTTAACCAGGGGATATGAGCCGCAATATGTACGCAATACCCTGCAACTCAACAATGGAAATGGTACATTCAGCGAAATAGGCCAGCTTGCCGGAATTGAAGCCACCGAATGGAGCTGGGCATCTTTGTTTGCCGATTACGACAATGATGGCTTAAAAGACTTGTTTATCACCAATGGGTACCGGCAGGACATTACGAACCGTGATTTTATTCTGGGCAGCCAGAAAGCGATGAGCATGGGTACACCGGAAGCCAACAGAAAAGAAAGAATTGCCATGTTGAATGAACTGCCTGGCATTAAAGTGCCCAATTATATCTACAAAAATAAGGGAGATCTCACTTTTAGTGATCAATCCGCCAGCTGGGGGTTTTCTGCGCCTACTTACTCTAATGGAGCCGTGTATGCCGACCTGGATAATGACGGCGACCTGGATCTGGTGGTAAATAATATTGATGATGCCGCTTCTGTTCAGGAGAACCATTTGAACCAGCTTACCAAAGATACAAACCATGCTAATTATTTGAGAATTGCCTTTAAAGGTCCGCCTTTAAACCGGGAGGGATTAGGCACGAAAGTATTTCTCAGAAATAAAGGAACATTGCAGTATCAGTATTTTACACCTTTCCGGGGATATCTTTCCTCTATAGAATATTATTTGCATTTCGGCCTGGGGGGCTTAGAAAAGATAGATAGTTTGGAAGTTTTATGGCCTGATGGCAAGTATCAATTACTGACAAATGTAAAAGCCAACCAGGTATTGCAAGTAGACTATGCCCAGGCGAGAGAAAAACCTACTCTGGCTCATGGTGTCCCTGTTCAGGAAAATGTTTTATTTACAGAGGTAAGCGATGAGGAAGGAATCAGTTATCTACACCGGGAAAATGAGCAGGTGGACTTTAAACGGCAACCCCTGCTGCCTCACATGCACTCTCGTTTGGGTCCGGGCCTCTCGGTTGGAGATGTCAACTCTGATGGCTTGGAAGATGTCTATATAGGAGGAGCCACCGGCTATGCAGGGGCCCTGTTTGTCCAGTCCCTTGATGGCCGTTTTGAACGCAGAACTACTTCAGGCATTGATTCTTTGTCAGAAGAGACAGGAGTGTTGTTTTTCGATTCTGATAACGACAAAGACTTGGATCTGTATGTAGGCAGTGGCGGCTCTGACCAGCTGCAAGGCTCAGCCTTGTATGGGGATCAGCTCTATCTCAATGATGGAAAAGGCCACTTCAGCCAGGCACAAGGGGCTTTGCCTTCCCTAAGGGAAAGCACTTCTTGTGTAGTAGCGGCTGACTATGACCGGGATGGAGACTTAGACTTGTTTGTCGGGGCAAGGCTGCAGCCTGGCGCCTATCCGATGACTCCCAGAAGTGTCCTGCTGAGAAATGAGAGTGGGAAAGGAGAATGCCGCTTCACAGATGTAACCCAGGAAGTAGCCTTAGGTTTAGAAAAGATAGGCATGGTCAGTGGTGGATTGTGGAGTGATTATGATGGAGATGGATGGGTGGATTTGCTGGTAGCAGGAGAGTTTATGCCCCTTACCTTTTTTCACAATCAGCAAGGCAAACTAGTGCAGGCCACCTCTAGCGGCTTAGCTCACAGTTCCGGATGGTGGAACAGTCTGGTGGCCGCTGACTTTGACAAGGATGGAGACATAGATTATATGGCAGGCAACTTAGGGCTCAATACTAGGTACCGGGCAAGTGAGAAAGAGCCTTTGTGTGTGTATGGCGCAGATTACAACAAAGATGGGCGGATCGATCCGGTGATGAGTTATTACAATGGGGGAGAAAAGTATATTCTCCATGCCAGGGATGAGTTAGTAGATCAGATACCGGCCATGCGGGGCCGTTTTAGAAGCTACAGATCCTATGCCGAGGCAAGCTTTGAAGACTCCTTTCTGCCTCAGGAGTTAGCCGGGGCGTATGTGCGGTGCAGTGAGTGGATGGAAAGCAGTTACATAGAGAATAAAGGAAAGGGAAAGTTTGCTTTGAAGGCTTTGCCCATAGAAGCGCAGGTAGCCCCCCTGTATGGAATGGTAGCAGGAGATTATGATGGAGATGGAAATGAAGATGTGTTAGCGGTGGGTAATTCGTATTCGACAGAGGTAGCCACCGGCCGGTATGATGCTTTGCAGGGGGTGTTGATGAAGGGAGATGGCAGGGGAGGTTTTAGGGTAGTAAAAGCAAGGCAGAATGGCTTTATGGCTGACAGGGATGGCAAGGGGATGGCAAGGCTAGTGAGCGGAAAAGGCAGGGAATTGATGGTGGTGGGCAACAATGCAGATAGCCTGCAGGTGTATGAAGTCAACAGGAAGGCAGCAGAGCAATTTATGGCCCAGCCCATGGATGCCTATGCAGAGGTAGAGTTAAGGGATGGCAGTAGTTACAGGCAGGAGTTTTATTATGGCTCCTCCTACCTGTCTCATTCCTCCCGTACACTCCCTTTAACTGATAAGATAGCTTCTGTCGCTGTTTTTGATTTCTCAGGAAAGAAACGAATCATTCACCCTGATCTTCATGCAAAAATTAAATAA
- a CDS encoding amidohydrolase family protein, whose protein sequence is MYQKLILVLSLLVAVTGICQAQDADLLLLKNYRPQSIFKIPVTKIIKAKFPVIDMHSHPYAQTDEQLAQWVKTMDEVGIEKSVILSYATGAKFDSIQAKYAKYGKRFEVWCGFDFTGKDEADWSEKAVKELERCYKAGARGVGELGDKGLGEFYSRPTPGYIHIDDPRMKPLLQKCAELKMPVNIHVAEPYWMYEPMDSTNDGLMNAYKWRIDQSKKGLLGHAALIKTLENAVKANPKTTFIACHFANSEYNLDILGALLDKYTNLYADISARYGETTSIPRYMNAFYKKYQNRLLYGTDMGMAPAMYRTTFRILETLDEHFYEFELFNYHWPCNGFGLDNTTLQKIYRSNALKILIH, encoded by the coding sequence ATGTATCAAAAATTAATACTTGTCCTCTCATTATTAGTAGCAGTTACAGGAATCTGCCAGGCGCAGGATGCAGACCTTCTTTTGCTGAAAAATTACCGGCCTCAGTCCATATTTAAAATTCCGGTTACTAAAATTATAAAAGCAAAATTTCCTGTTATTGATATGCATTCACACCCTTATGCGCAAACAGATGAACAATTAGCGCAATGGGTGAAAACAATGGATGAGGTGGGCATTGAAAAATCAGTCATTTTATCGTATGCAACGGGGGCAAAATTTGACTCTATCCAGGCGAAATATGCTAAATATGGAAAAAGGTTTGAAGTATGGTGTGGATTTGATTTTACAGGTAAGGACGAGGCTGACTGGAGTGAAAAAGCGGTAAAAGAACTGGAAAGATGTTACAAAGCTGGCGCTCGTGGTGTCGGAGAATTAGGCGACAAAGGGTTAGGAGAGTTTTATTCCCGGCCTACCCCTGGCTATATACATATAGATGATCCACGCATGAAACCATTATTGCAAAAGTGTGCAGAGTTGAAAATGCCAGTTAATATTCACGTAGCTGAGCCCTATTGGATGTACGAACCTATGGACTCCACCAACGATGGCCTGATGAACGCCTATAAGTGGAGGATAGATCAAAGTAAAAAGGGATTACTGGGCCATGCAGCATTAATCAAAACATTAGAAAATGCGGTGAAAGCGAACCCGAAAACTACCTTTATTGCCTGTCATTTTGCCAATAGTGAGTACAATCTGGATATACTGGGTGCTTTGTTAGACAAATATACAAATCTCTATGCAGATATTTCTGCCCGGTATGGGGAAACCACTTCTATTCCCCGGTATATGAATGCCTTTTATAAAAAGTACCAGAATAGGCTGTTGTATGGGACAGATATGGGAATGGCCCCGGCAATGTACCGAACTACTTTCCGTATACTAGAGACACTGGATGAACACTTTTATGAATTTGAATTATTTAATTATCACTGGCCTTGTAATGGCTTTGGTCTGGATAATACCACCCTTCAGAAAATTTACAGGAGCAATGCGCTTAAAATTCTCATACATTAA
- a CDS encoding VCBS repeat-containing protein, whose product MQKLNKIILWICLGWHAVACQTDSPQVFERLSASNTGIDFNNIIQEDNQHNVFTYTNIYTGAGVAAGDINNDGLTDLYFSGNMVSGRLYLNKGNLKFEDITQSAGVTTTRWGTGTTMVDINQDGWLDLYVCVSGSALGEERANLLYINNGDNTFTESAKAYGLADTRQVMHASFFDYDLDGDLDVFMIVNPAALNNYVNTIQPRKLAGESPSTDVLYRNNGDNTFTDVSREAGILAEGYGLGLAISDINSDGWPDIYISNDFITSEVLYINNKNGTFTNQASTFLKHTSYAGMGNDVADINNDGLVDIVVMDMRPEDNLRQKLIISSSSYDRFQMSLNHKYEPQYNRNTLQLNQGNGKFSEIGFLSGISSTDWSWSALLADYDNDGDRDLFVTNGFLRDLGDLDYIRYQNVYDGPIGSDEAKKKKKLEAVKALKIVPLSDYLFENKGDLTFSNRSSAWGIDVKGFSNGAVYADLDNDGDLELVINNINDNAHVYENTSNQYAERNFLKVKLKGNAKNRNGIGTKIQLKYKGQLQFYEHFLSRGYESSVDPVAHFGLGRAKEIDSVEVLWPDGKYQLLTNVQADQVLQVDYAQAGEKPTLAQYLPAQENVLFTQLSDRSGLQYLHRENEQVDFKRQPLLPHMHSRLGPGLSVGDVNSDGLEDVYIAGATGYGGAMFVQSLDGGFSRVATLGIDSLSEETGVLFFDSDGDKDLDLYVGSGGSDQLQGSALYGDKLYLNDGKGHFSLAQGALPALRESTSCVLAADYDKDGDLDLFVGARLQPGAYPMTPQSVLLRNESGKGESRFTDVTQQVAKGLEKIGMVSGGLWSDYDGDGWVDLIVAGEFMPLTFFHNQQGKLVQATSSGLAHSSGWWNSLVAADFDRDGDTDYMAGNLGLNTRFRASKKEPLCVYGADYNKDGRIDPVMSYYNGGEKYILHARDELVDQIPAMRGRFRSYRSYAEASFEDSFLPQELAGAYVLCSEWMESSYIENKGKGKFALKALPIEAQVAPLYGMVAGDYDGDGNEDVLAVGNSYSTEVATGRYDALQGVLMKGDGRGGFRVVKARESGFMADRDGKGMARLVSGKGRELIVIGNNADSLQVYGVNRKAAEQFMAQPMDAYAEIELQDGSRYRHEFYYGSSYLSQSSRTLPLNQEIKKVTITDFKGNSRILEHKPQSNSVTLNK is encoded by the coding sequence ATGCAAAAATTAAATAAAATCATTTTGTGGATTTGTTTAGGATGGCATGCAGTTGCCTGTCAAACGGATTCCCCACAGGTTTTTGAAAGGCTTTCAGCCAGCAACACAGGTATTGATTTTAATAATATCATTCAGGAAGACAACCAGCACAATGTATTTACTTATACCAATATTTATACCGGAGCTGGTGTAGCTGCCGGAGATATCAATAATGACGGACTTACAGATTTATATTTCAGCGGAAACATGGTTTCAGGCCGCCTTTACCTCAATAAAGGAAACCTGAAATTTGAAGATATCACCCAATCTGCTGGTGTTACGACCACCCGTTGGGGAACCGGTACTACCATGGTGGATATCAATCAGGATGGCTGGCTGGACCTATATGTATGTGTATCCGGAAGTGCCTTAGGTGAAGAACGGGCCAATTTGCTATATATTAATAATGGTGACAATACCTTTACCGAAAGTGCAAAAGCCTATGGACTTGCCGATACCCGCCAGGTAATGCATGCCTCTTTCTTTGATTATGACCTCGATGGTGATCTGGATGTATTTATGATTGTTAACCCGGCGGCACTAAACAACTATGTTAATACGATTCAGCCCCGAAAATTGGCCGGCGAATCTCCAAGTACGGATGTGCTTTACCGCAATAATGGAGATAATACGTTTACAGATGTCTCCAGAGAAGCCGGTATTCTGGCGGAAGGCTATGGGCTGGGACTGGCCATCAGTGATATTAATTCTGATGGCTGGCCGGATATCTATATTTCCAATGATTTTATAACCAGTGAAGTGCTCTACATTAATAATAAGAATGGAACCTTTACGAATCAGGCATCCACTTTCCTTAAACATACCAGTTATGCAGGCATGGGCAATGATGTGGCCGATATAAATAACGATGGCCTGGTAGATATTGTAGTAATGGATATGCGTCCGGAAGATAATCTGAGGCAAAAATTAATTATATCTTCCTCCAGTTATGATCGCTTTCAAATGTCCTTAAATCATAAATATGAGCCACAGTACAACCGCAATACCCTGCAACTGAATCAGGGCAATGGAAAATTCAGTGAAATCGGTTTTTTATCAGGCATCAGCAGTACCGACTGGAGCTGGAGCGCTTTACTGGCGGATTATGATAATGATGGAGACAGAGACCTTTTTGTTACCAATGGGTTTTTACGGGACCTGGGAGACCTGGATTATATCCGTTACCAGAATGTGTATGATGGGCCTATAGGATCGGATGAAGCCAAAAAGAAAAAAAAGTTAGAAGCCGTCAAAGCCCTTAAAATTGTTCCGCTCAGCGATTACCTTTTTGAAAATAAGGGGGACCTTACCTTTTCAAACCGTTCCTCCGCCTGGGGAATTGATGTGAAGGGCTTTTCTAATGGAGCCGTGTATGCCGACCTGGATAATGATGGAGACCTTGAACTTGTCATAAATAATATTAATGATAACGCTCATGTGTATGAGAATACAAGCAATCAATATGCTGAACGGAATTTTCTAAAGGTTAAACTGAAAGGAAATGCCAAAAACCGCAATGGGATCGGCACTAAAATACAACTAAAATATAAGGGGCAATTGCAGTTTTATGAGCATTTTCTCTCCAGAGGCTATGAATCATCTGTTGACCCGGTGGCTCACTTTGGACTAGGGAGAGCAAAAGAAATAGATAGTGTGGAAGTGCTATGGCCTGATGGTAAGTATCAATTGCTGACAAATGTACAAGCCGACCAAGTGTTGCAAGTAGACTATGCCCAGGCTGGAGAAAAGCCTACACTGGCTCAATATTTACCTGCTCAGGAAAATGTTTTATTTACACAACTAAGCGATAGAAGTGGACTACAATATCTGCACCGGGAAAATGAGCAGGTGGATTTCAAACGGCAACCTTTGCTGCCTCACATGCACTCTCGTTTGGGTCCGGGCCTCTCGGTGGGAGATGTCAATTCTGATGGCTTGGAAGATGTGTACATCGCAGGGGCTACCGGCTATGGGGGAGCGATGTTTGTCCAATCCCTTGATGGTGGTTTTTCCAGAGTTGCTACTTTAGGCATTGATTCTTTGTCAGAAGAAACAGGGGTATTGTTTTTTGATTCGGATGGAGACAAAGACTTAGATCTGTATGTGGGCAGCGGCGGCTCAGACCAGCTGCAAGGCTCAGCCTTGTATGGGGATAAACTCTATCTCAATGATGGAAAAGGCCACTTTTCTTTGGCACAGGGGGCTTTGCCTGCCCTAAGGGAAAGCACTTCTTGTGTGCTAGCCGCTGACTATGATAAAGATGGCGATTTGGATTTGTTTGTCGGGGCAAGGCTGCAGCCTGGCGCCTACCCGATGACCCCTCAGAGCGTACTGCTGAGAAATGAGAGTGGGAAAGGAGAATCCCGCTTCACAGATGTGACCCAACAAGTAGCCAAAGGATTGGAAAAGATAGGCATGGTCAGTGGTGGATTGTGGAGTGATTATGATGGGGATGGATGGGTGGATTTAATAGTAGCAGGAGAGTTTATGCCTCTTACCTTCTTTCACAATCAGCAAGGCAAACTAGTGCAGGCCACTTCTAGCGGCTTAGCTCACAGTTCCGGGTGGTGGAACAGTCTGGTGGCCGCTGACTTTGACAGGGATGGAGACACTGATTATATGGCAGGCAACCTAGGGCTCAACACCCGCTTTAGAGCTAGTAAGAAAGAGCCTTTGTGTGTGTATGGCGCAGATTACAACAAAGATGGGCGGATCGATCCGGTGATGAGTTATTACAATGGGGGAGAAAAGTATATTCTCCATGCCAGGGATGAGTTAGTAGATCAGATACCGGCCATGCGGGGCCGTTTTAGAAGCTACAGATCCTATGCCGAGGCAAGCTTTGAAGACTCCTTTCTGCCTCAGGAGTTAGCCGGGGCGTATGTGTTGTGCAGTGAGTGGATGGAAAGCAGTTACATAGAGAATAAAGGAAAGGGAAAGTTTGCTTTGAAGGCTTTGCCCATAGAAGCACAGGTAGCCCCCCTGTATGGAATGGTAGCAGGAGATTATGATGGAGATGGAAATGAAGATGTGTTAGCGGTGGGCAACTCGTATTCGACAGAGGTAGCCACCGGCCGGTATGATGCTTTGCAGGGGGTGTTGATGAAGGGAGATGGCAGGGGAGGGTTTCGGGTAGTGAAAGCAAGGGAAAGTGGCTTTATGGCTGACAGGGATGGCAAGGGGATGGCAAGGCTAGTGAGCGGGAAAGGCAGGGAACTGATCGTGATCGGTAACAATGCAGATAGCCTGCAGGTGTATGGGGTCAACAGGAAGGCAGCAGAGCAATTTATGGCCCAGCCCATGGATGCCTATGCAGAAATAGAGTTACAGGATGGCAGCCGTTACAGGCATGAGTTTTACTATGGTTCCTCTTATCTGTCTCAATCCTCCCGTACATTGCCTCTAAACCAGGAAATAAAAAAAGTAACGATAACTGATTTTAAAGGGAATAGCCGCATACTAGAGCATAAGCCGCAAAGTAATTCGGTAACTTTAAATAAATAA